In Miscanthus floridulus cultivar M001 chromosome 5, ASM1932011v1, whole genome shotgun sequence, one genomic interval encodes:
- the LOC136451217 gene encoding uncharacterized protein — protein MKWIHNTHKHLWTRHLFSEASKCDYVTNNIAETFNSWVTDEKSLHVVDLMDRIRQMEMDKMFLRRKIARKLEGKILPKVMKELNTRSRGLKYVWRYSHKDGGTETEILGEVEGVTRDLVHWRHTIDLKERTCTCRRWQVTGLPCTHALYIITSFRGYNIEDYVHEYYSVAKFKKAYEKSVKPMTDRKQWPKMDPGFKLWPPILKRAAGRPRERRYKLVAEGGTGKRSTRCKRCRQLGHMEKTCNEYVYESDAPPPAPPKPKRKRAKKNVTVVPSSSATNSIQGQPSLDEPL, from the coding sequence ATGAAGTGGATACATAATACTCATAAGCACCTTTGGACACGACACTTGTTCTCTGAAGCAAGCAAGTGTGACTATGTCACAAATAACATTGCTGAAACATTCAACAGCTGGGTTACAGATGAGAAATCCCTTCATGTAGTTGATCTTATGGATAGGATAAGACAGATGGAAATGGATAAAATGTTCTTGAGAAGAAAAATTGCAAGAAAGCTTGAAGGCAAGATCCTACCTAAAGTCATGAAGGAACTCAATACAAGAAGCAGGGGGCTCAAATATGTGTGGAGGTATTCACACAAAGATGGTGGTACTGAGACTGAAATTTTAGGTGAAGTTGAAGGTGTTACAAGGGATCTAGTTCATTGGAGGCATACtattgatcttaaagagaggacATGCACATGTAGGCGCTGGCAAGTTACTGGTCTACCATGTACACACGCCCTCTATATTATCACCTCATTTCGAGGTTATAATATAGAAGACTATGTTCATGAGTACTATTCTGTGGCAAAGTTCAAGAAAGCCTATGAAAAGTCTGTGAAGCCAATGACAGATAGGAAACAATGGCCTAAGATGGACCCTGGATTCAAATTGTGGCCTCCAATTCTGAAAAGGGCAGCCGGTAGACCAAGGGAGAGAAGGTACAAATTAGTTGCAGAAGGTGGCACTGGAAAGAGATCCACAAGATGCAAAAGGTGCAGACAGCTTGGCCACATGGAAAAAACATGCAATGAATATGTTTATGAATCTGATGCACCACCACCTGCCCCTCCAAAGCCAAAAAGAAAGAGAGCCAAGAAAAATGTCACAGTAGTGCCATCTAGTAGTGCTACTAATTCAATACAGGGACAACCATCACTTGATGAACCATTGTAA
- the LOC136453813 gene encoding ethylene-responsive transcription factor ERF008-like, with the protein MMRRAEPVGEADSERRRGGYKGVRRRRWGKWVSEIRVPGTRERLWLGSYATPEAAAVAHDTAVYFLRGGTGTGAGVPGGGNGGDVAALNFPERAAAAYGAGAGAGGRLSPRSVQRVASDAGMAADAQLVAARESAPAPALAHAHRTGIGIIGSAHGGGVSARPRDQDAGDAYTGRAHASLHSTGAGREQPAVSGEISVDDTEILM; encoded by the coding sequence ATGATGAGGCGCGCGGAGCCGGTCGGCGAAGCGGACTcggagcggcggcgcggcggctacAAGGGCGTGCGGCGGCGTCGGTGGGGGAAGTGGGTGTCGGAGATCCGGGTGCCCGGCACGCGGGAGCGCCTGTGGCTCGGCTCCTACGCCACGCCCgaggccgccgccgtcgcgcACGACACGGCCGTCTACTTCCTCCGcggcggcaccggcaccggcgcgGGCGTCCCAGGCGGCGGAAACGGCGGCGACGTCGCGGCGCTCAACTTCCCCGAACGCGCGGCGGCCGCGTAcggtgccggcgccggcgccgggggcCGGCTGTCGCCGCGGTCCGTGCAGCGCGTGGCGTCCGACGCCGGCATGGCCGCCGACGCGCAGCTCGTGGCGGCGCGGGAgagcgcgcccgcgcccgcgctggCCCACGCCCATCGCACCGGCATTGGCATCATCGgcagcgcgcacggcggtggcgtcaGCGCCCGGCCGCGCGATCAGGATGCTGGTGACGCGTACACCGGCCGTGCGCACGCTAGCCTTCACAGTACGGGCGCGGGAAGGGAGCAACCTGCTGTCTCCGGGGAGATTAGCGTGGATGACACGGAGATTCTGATGTAA